The following are encoded together in the Candidatus Flexicrinis proximus genome:
- a CDS encoding right-handed parallel beta-helix repeat-containing protein → MLSSGGEFYADQINVTSNTGAAGGGIALAGTIFEIRNSTFMDNTGHGNGGALNIQNGSTGAIINTSIFGNHSVVTGSSFYPGGGLFVYGPADVDLIHSTITGNHNSAYGGGLSVYNTSAPTAPLTITNSVVSGNGTNFAAPDCYLFPSTNPKVAFAGMTMFGEIDQYCAVGGDPAVTIGEVDLGPLTGAYIGFAIPLANGSAAINAAPSCPAELLGVDQAGEVRPVGPACDLGAMEHFAGKSGTLDVSPTSGEPLSSFTITVNDLDLVAVSTIDVQAITRNTLYPDSETITLTETAPGSGEFTALVLLGAVLATPNNGTIEAGLGHEVAVSYYDTVTADADDATLEAAYTVAALPAANLLTNGDFELGPSSWTIVATNGDKVKSQNPFDGLKAFKFKGGAGKLPASLSQTVLNPAVANGNTLYAQAMISSGPAASGKMLLNIKTSSGRQVKASVVYAKNGAYALHFIQVPLVLDSGETVIKALLRFTDASQSGKVHVDAVSLSVQVPNDPRASSRSGVMLPPPQPDGFRGQN, encoded by the coding sequence GTGCTTTCGAGCGGCGGCGAGTTCTATGCCGACCAGATCAACGTGACCTCCAATACCGGCGCAGCTGGTGGCGGTATCGCCCTGGCGGGGACGATCTTCGAGATCAGGAACAGTACATTCATGGACAACACCGGACACGGTAACGGCGGGGCGCTGAACATTCAAAACGGTTCGACCGGGGCGATCATCAATACGTCGATCTTCGGCAATCACTCGGTCGTGACCGGCTCATCGTTCTACCCGGGCGGAGGTCTGTTCGTTTACGGCCCGGCCGACGTAGACCTGATTCACAGCACGATCACTGGCAACCATAACTCGGCGTATGGCGGCGGGCTGTCCGTCTATAACACCTCGGCCCCCACCGCCCCGCTCACAATCACCAACTCGGTCGTATCAGGAAACGGCACGAACTTTGCTGCGCCCGACTGCTATCTGTTCCCCAGCACTAACCCTAAAGTCGCCTTCGCCGGCATGACCATGTTCGGTGAAATCGACCAGTACTGTGCGGTCGGTGGCGATCCTGCGGTTACGATCGGCGAGGTTGATCTCGGTCCACTGACTGGGGCCTATATAGGTTTCGCGATACCGCTGGCAAACGGGAGCGCGGCCATCAACGCGGCGCCGTCGTGTCCGGCAGAACTGCTGGGCGTCGACCAGGCCGGTGAAGTGCGGCCGGTCGGCCCTGCCTGTGACCTGGGTGCGATGGAGCACTTCGCCGGTAAAAGCGGCACGCTGGATGTCTCGCCGACCAGCGGCGAGCCGCTCTCGTCGTTTACGATCACGGTGAACGATCTCGATCTGGTAGCAGTGTCAACGATTGACGTTCAGGCCATCACACGCAATACCCTCTACCCGGACAGCGAGACGATTACCCTGACCGAGACAGCGCCGGGTTCTGGCGAATTCACGGCGCTCGTCCTGCTCGGTGCGGTACTGGCCACCCCTAACAACGGCACGATCGAGGCGGGATTGGGCCACGAGGTGGCCGTCTCGTACTATGATACCGTCACAGCAGACGCCGATGATGCGACGCTGGAAGCCGCTTATACTGTCGCGGCGCTTCCGGCCGCCAACCTGCTGACTAATGGCGATTTCGAACTGGGGCCGAGCAGTTGGACGATCGTTGCGACCAACGGCGACAAGGTCAAATCGCAGAACCCGTTCGATGGCCTCAAAGCCTTCAAGTTCAAAGGCGGCGCGGGCAAACTGCCCGCGTCCCTGAGCCAGACCGTCCTCAACCCGGCCGTCGCCAATGGCAACACGCTGTACGCGCAGGCGATGATCTCGTCCGGGCCGGCGGCCAGCGGCAAGATGCTGCTGAACATCAAGACCAGCAGCGGACGGCAGGTCAAGGCCAGTGTTGTGTACGCCAAGAACGGTGCCTATGCCCTCCATTTCATTCAGGTCCCGCTCGTACTCGATTCGGGCGAGACGGTTATCAAGGCGCTCCTGCGGTTCACCGATGCGTCGCAGAGCGGCAAAGTCCATGTCGATGCCGTCAGCCTGAGTGTTCAGGTACCAAACGACCCGCGTGCGAGCTCGCGCTCCGGTGTGATGCTGCCGCCGCCGCAGCCGGACGGTTTCCGCGGGCAGAACTAA
- a CDS encoding DUF3048 domain-containing protein: MRRLSILLVCGLLGGVLLRTLQAAPMQQPLPVPTVNPALGVIDPSEFAPTTDFPAAIPGTIGPVDFALDVNPLTGLPVSDPAVLQRRPIVAKISNGPPLVRPQHGIAQADIVFEHYTEGGITRFSAVFYSQAPRKAGSVRSARLIDYELAEMYKGLLAFSGGSGGVEQKLFGSEFGSRAYKGILYGRPYFWRDETIDIPHNMFFDPAALWEIAARDGFQQRPLLRGMAFHPVAPEGGTDDGTSIDIRYRATRVQWRYDPGAGVYWRWADGQPHFDAGIDRQVSAENVVIVYAGHYLTDIVEAEYRGAVSWSTQITLWPQGHAELFRDGRRYAGQWVRLTRPDLLGLRTDSGELLVLKPGRTWFQVVQLPEQMNPIEEWTRWE, translated from the coding sequence ATGCGGCGGCTATCGATACTGCTGGTCTGCGGACTACTGGGCGGGGTTCTGCTCAGGACGCTGCAGGCCGCACCGATGCAGCAGCCCCTCCCCGTTCCGACCGTCAACCCGGCGCTGGGGGTGATCGACCCGTCGGAATTCGCCCCGACGACTGACTTCCCGGCGGCTATACCGGGGACAATCGGGCCGGTCGATTTTGCGCTGGACGTGAACCCGCTGACCGGCCTGCCGGTCAGCGATCCGGCCGTTTTGCAGCGCCGCCCGATTGTCGCCAAGATCAGCAACGGGCCGCCGCTGGTGCGGCCACAGCACGGCATCGCGCAGGCCGACATCGTTTTCGAACACTATACCGAAGGCGGCATCACGCGCTTTTCGGCGGTCTTTTACAGCCAGGCGCCGCGCAAGGCTGGCTCGGTGCGCAGCGCGCGGCTGATCGACTACGAACTGGCCGAGATGTACAAAGGTCTGCTGGCCTTCAGCGGCGGCAGCGGCGGCGTCGAACAGAAGTTGTTCGGGTCGGAGTTCGGCTCACGGGCCTATAAAGGCATCCTCTACGGTCGGCCGTACTTCTGGCGCGACGAGACGATCGACATCCCGCACAATATGTTTTTCGATCCGGCGGCGCTGTGGGAGATCGCCGCACGCGACGGCTTCCAGCAGCGGCCGCTGCTGCGCGGGATGGCCTTTCACCCTGTGGCGCCGGAAGGCGGGACAGACGACGGCACGAGCATCGACATCCGCTACCGTGCGACGCGCGTGCAGTGGCGTTATGATCCGGGCGCGGGCGTGTACTGGCGTTGGGCCGACGGGCAGCCGCACTTCGACGCCGGCATCGACCGGCAGGTCAGCGCCGAAAACGTGGTGATCGTCTATGCCGGGCATTACCTGACTGACATCGTGGAGGCGGAGTACCGCGGCGCGGTCAGCTGGAGCACGCAGATCACGCTCTGGCCGCAGGGACACGCCGAACTCTTCCGCGACGGGCGGCGCTATGCCGGACAATGGGTGCGGCTCACGCGGCCGGATTTGCTCGGGCTGCGGACAGACAGCGGCGAACTGCTGGTTCTCAAGCCCGGCAGGACGTGGTTTCAGGTGGTGCAGCTTCCGGAGCAGATGAACCCGATAGAGGAGTGGACGCGCTGGGAATAG
- a CDS encoding HNH endonuclease: MRYRDHHDDAALRKYASALNLRAQAANVRGTLRLADLRGVILESGGRCRWCGASVLGAEFEIDHVLSLSRGGRNTPDNLALTCPDCNRQKSDKHPARYAAEILARGLSRTTFLSRVIEQYGDADPGAQLGMFDAPPPSAPVVGLDDDEKQDETPPPPYVWE, encoded by the coding sequence ATGCGCTATCGGGACCATCACGACGACGCGGCGCTGCGAAAATACGCGTCGGCGCTGAACCTGCGCGCGCAGGCAGCCAACGTGCGCGGCACGCTGCGACTCGCGGATTTGCGGGGGGTGATACTGGAGAGCGGCGGCCGGTGCAGGTGGTGCGGGGCGAGCGTGCTGGGCGCGGAATTCGAGATCGACCACGTATTGAGCCTGTCGCGGGGCGGGAGAAATACGCCGGATAACCTGGCGCTGACCTGCCCTGACTGCAACCGGCAGAAGTCCGATAAGCATCCGGCGCGTTACGCCGCCGAAATCCTGGCGCGCGGGCTTTCGCGGACGACGTTTTTATCGCGCGTGATCGAACAATACGGGGACGCCGATCCGGGCGCGCAGCTGGGGATGTTCGACGCGCCGCCGCCTTCAGCGCCGGTCGTCGGGCTGGATGACGACGAAAAACAGGACGAGACACCGCCCCCACCCTACGTGTGGGAGTAG
- the can gene encoding carbonate dehydratase codes for MRVLKTLFDNNRAWARKMNERDPHFFERLAAQQNPQYLWIGCSDSRVPANEIIGLMPGEVFVHRNVANVVVHSDLNCLSVIQYAVEVLGVKHIIVCGHYGCGGVGAAMDTREFGLIDNWLRHLKDIYQKNEAELTAIELTNDRFSRFCELNVRQQVYNVCHTTIVQRAWRGGKELAVHGWIYGLKDGLLKDLDVTVTNASEVDALYRMHGRS; via the coding sequence ATGCGCGTATTGAAGACACTCTTTGACAACAATCGGGCGTGGGCGCGGAAGATGAACGAACGCGACCCGCACTTTTTCGAGCGGCTGGCGGCACAGCAGAACCCGCAGTACCTGTGGATCGGCTGTTCGGACAGCCGGGTGCCGGCCAACGAGATCATCGGCCTGATGCCGGGCGAGGTGTTCGTACACCGCAACGTGGCGAACGTGGTCGTTCACAGCGACCTGAACTGCCTGTCGGTCATCCAATATGCGGTGGAAGTCCTCGGCGTCAAGCATATTATCGTGTGCGGGCATTACGGCTGCGGCGGCGTCGGCGCGGCGATGGACACCCGCGAATTCGGGCTGATCGACAACTGGCTGCGCCACCTGAAGGATATTTACCAGAAGAACGAGGCGGAACTGACGGCGATCGAGCTGACAAACGACCGTTTCAGCCGGTTCTGCGAGCTGAACGTGCGGCAGCAGGTCTATAACGTGTGCCATACGACCATCGTCCAGCGGGCATGGCGCGGCGGGAAAGAGCTGGCCGTCCACGGCTGGATCTACGGCCTCAAGGATGGACTGCTGAAAGACCTCGACGTCACCGTGACCAACGCCAGCGAGGTCGACGCGCTGTACCGGATGCACGGCAGGTCGTAA
- the recO gene encoding DNA repair protein RecO, with the protein MPRPERAFRTPALILRRREFGEADRILTVLTPNHGRRDVIAKGARKPISQRTGHVELYTLAEMQIGVGRDLDVAAQATLVKPWLPLRENLQRGAYASYVAELVIRFTGDAGDEPASLFELLDMTFEALSNDTDPRLAVRHYEMRLLDIVGFRPELQTCVLSQEPIRPRDQYFSFEGGGVVSPEAAQQGGGALVPLSLDALKVLRYIQRTPYDDVKVLKVGASLHAELERVLLGYIVYLLERRLESVDFIRRVRE; encoded by the coding sequence ATGCCCCGCCCCGAACGCGCGTTCCGCACCCCTGCCCTGATCCTGCGCCGCCGCGAATTTGGCGAGGCGGACCGGATTCTGACCGTCCTGACGCCGAACCACGGCCGGCGTGACGTGATCGCCAAGGGCGCGCGCAAGCCGATCAGCCAGCGCACCGGCCATGTCGAACTGTATACGCTGGCGGAGATGCAGATCGGCGTCGGCCGCGACCTGGATGTGGCGGCGCAGGCGACGCTGGTCAAGCCGTGGCTGCCGCTGCGCGAGAATTTGCAGCGCGGCGCGTACGCCAGCTATGTCGCCGAACTGGTGATCCGCTTCACGGGGGATGCCGGCGACGAACCGGCCTCGTTGTTCGAACTGCTCGATATGACCTTCGAAGCACTGTCGAACGACACCGATCCGCGGCTGGCGGTGCGGCATTACGAGATGCGGCTGCTGGACATCGTCGGCTTCCGGCCGGAGCTGCAAACGTGCGTGCTCTCGCAGGAGCCGATTCGGCCGCGCGACCAGTACTTCAGCTTTGAGGGCGGCGGCGTGGTCAGCCCGGAGGCGGCACAGCAGGGCGGCGGGGCGCTGGTGCCGCTGTCGCTGGACGCGCTGAAGGTGCTGCGCTACATTCAGCGCACGCCCTACGACGACGTGAAAGTGCTCAAGGTCGGCGCGTCGCTGCACGCCGAACTGGAACGGGTGCTGCTGGGGTATATTGTCTATCTGCTGGAGCGGCGGCTGGAGTCGGTCGACTTCATCCGGCGCGTGCGCGAGTAA
- the cdd gene encoding cytidine deaminase — protein sequence MTDSSILNLIPAAIRAADNAYIPYSGYRVGAALRAKDGTVFTGCNVENSAYPACICAERTALVKAVSEGVQSFDALVVATANGGSPCGHCRQMLFEFAPDMPVLLVDFSGKVHVETTLRDLLPYGFGPHGME from the coding sequence ATGACCGACTCATCGATCCTCAACCTGATTCCGGCAGCGATCCGTGCCGCCGACAACGCCTATATCCCCTACTCCGGCTACCGGGTGGGCGCGGCGCTGCGTGCCAAGGACGGGACGGTCTTCACGGGCTGCAACGTCGAGAACTCCGCCTATCCGGCGTGCATCTGCGCCGAGCGTACGGCGCTGGTGAAAGCGGTGAGCGAAGGCGTCCAGTCGTTCGACGCGCTGGTGGTCGCGACGGCCAACGGCGGCTCGCCCTGCGGTCACTGCCGGCAGATGCTGTTTGAGTTCGCGCCGGATATGCCCGTGCTGCTGGTCGATTTCAGCGGCAAAGTTCACGTCGAGACGACACTGCGCGACCTGCTGCCCTACGGCTTCGGCCCTCACGGGATGGAGTGA
- a CDS encoding HlyC/CorC family transporter, with translation MDGGSTTLIAIFLLLVLHALIVLGSSSISNARPAQMRNLAGAGNVSAQKVLKFSDQGDRLRLTVMVLTTALQVAIATLALLFVSAQTSAMPLWLVYLLTGTFTVTITLALGELVPESVATLHADRLALWFAGPVHWLLVALTPVTTVLTALGTAVSGLFGSADLVNRVTEEEILTLVDAGHTGGSIEEGEKEMIYSVLTLDQTQASELMVPRIDIVAVEAKTPLAGLDKVFFESGYSRVPVYEENVDNIKGVIIAKDLLMANHNGNREKFKTAGDLVRPTVFVPETKTASELLKDLRAKRVHMAIVVDEYGGTAGLVTIEDLIEQIVGEIQDEYDDEEAEYTEIGENTWRMDASIDVDDVNDLLDVDLETHDSDTLGGLIYTQLGRVPFAGETVELDRHVQVTVDKIDGRRIRAVTVKRLYPADEADEAQEQQTPAESGDSTPQTAPET, from the coding sequence TTGGACGGTGGCAGTACAACCTTAATCGCAATCTTCCTGCTCCTGGTGCTGCACGCACTGATTGTTCTGGGGAGCAGTTCGATCTCTAACGCACGGCCCGCGCAGATGCGAAATCTGGCGGGGGCGGGCAACGTCAGCGCACAGAAAGTCCTCAAATTCAGCGACCAGGGCGACCGGCTGCGGCTGACCGTGATGGTGCTGACAACCGCCCTGCAGGTGGCGATTGCCACGCTGGCGCTGCTGTTCGTCAGCGCGCAGACCTCGGCCATGCCGCTGTGGCTGGTATACCTGCTGACCGGAACCTTCACGGTGACGATCACGCTGGCGCTGGGCGAACTGGTCCCGGAGTCGGTGGCGACGCTGCACGCCGACCGGCTGGCGCTGTGGTTTGCCGGCCCGGTGCACTGGCTGCTGGTGGCGCTGACGCCGGTCACGACGGTCCTGACGGCGCTGGGTACGGCGGTTTCCGGCCTGTTCGGCAGCGCCGACCTGGTCAACCGCGTCACCGAGGAAGAAATCCTGACGCTGGTCGATGCCGGGCATACCGGCGGCTCGATCGAAGAGGGCGAGAAAGAGATGATCTACTCGGTCCTCACGCTGGACCAGACGCAGGCCAGCGAGCTGATGGTGCCGCGCATCGACATCGTGGCGGTCGAGGCCAAGACGCCGCTGGCAGGTCTGGACAAGGTGTTCTTCGAGTCCGGCTATTCGCGCGTGCCGGTGTACGAGGAGAACGTCGACAACATCAAGGGTGTGATCATCGCCAAAGATCTGCTGATGGCGAACCACAACGGCAACCGCGAGAAGTTCAAGACGGCGGGCGACCTGGTGCGGCCGACGGTCTTCGTCCCGGAGACGAAAACGGCCAGCGAACTGCTCAAAGACCTGCGCGCCAAGCGCGTCCACATGGCGATCGTCGTCGACGAATACGGCGGCACGGCCGGTCTGGTCACGATCGAAGACCTGATCGAACAGATCGTCGGCGAGATTCAGGACGAATACGACGACGAGGAAGCGGAATATACCGAAATCGGCGAGAATACGTGGCGGATGGACGCCAGCATCGACGTCGACGACGTGAACGACCTGCTGGACGTGGATCTGGAAACGCATGACAGTGACACGCTGGGCGGCCTGATCTACACGCAGCTCGGGCGGGTGCCGTTCGCCGGCGAAACGGTCGAACTCGACCGGCATGTGCAGGTCACGGTCGATAAGATCGACGGGCGGCGCATCCGGGCCGTGACGGTCAAGCGGCTGTATCCGGCGGACGAGGCGGACGAAGCCCAGGAGCAGCAGACCCCGGCCGAAAGCGGCGACAGCACGCCGCAGACGGCGCCGGAGACATAA
- a CDS encoding tetratricopeptide repeat protein, with protein MTDTIEALIASGRALEDEGREEEAVAYFVQLAAQYPDDARVQFETGGAYDSAGHEAEAVIYYRRAIALGLPEDALPKVAVQLGSSLRNIGETAEAVAILEQAAARFPENRAVRAFLALALFSAGRQAEALAVMLHMTVETPGFYERYHRSLRQYADMLTDRN; from the coding sequence ATGACCGACACGATTGAGGCGCTGATTGCCAGCGGGCGGGCGCTGGAAGACGAAGGCCGCGAGGAAGAGGCGGTCGCCTATTTCGTGCAGTTGGCCGCGCAGTATCCCGACGACGCGCGGGTGCAGTTCGAGACAGGCGGCGCGTATGACTCGGCTGGTCATGAAGCGGAAGCGGTGATCTATTACCGCCGCGCGATTGCGCTGGGATTGCCGGAGGATGCGCTGCCGAAGGTGGCGGTGCAGTTGGGCAGTTCGCTGCGAAACATCGGAGAAACCGCGGAAGCCGTGGCGATTCTGGAGCAGGCGGCGGCGCGATTCCCCGAGAATCGGGCGGTGCGCGCCTTTCTGGCGCTGGCGCTGTTCAGCGCGGGGCGGCAAGCCGAAGCGCTGGCGGTAATGCTGCACATGACGGTCGAGACGCCGGGATTCTACGAGCGCTACCACCGCTCGCTGCGGCAGTACGCGGACATGCTGACCGACCGGAACTAA
- a CDS encoding phospholipid carrier-dependent glycosyltransferase — translation MRCFAISLYLLALMLYALAGTPLAPFHGDESTLIYGSRDYFDQFVARDMQRVMNLRDDDPMDHNLRLLDGRVQTYLGGFAYHLTGGTADGLNQPWLWGAPAQFNLDDGHVPDDRLLMAQRWAMALLLALSIPAAYGVGTQMGGMWGGLVMATLVAVSPNLALNGRRVMMEAPLLLFSLLTTLAALRIAASSQPTANSGRRTAVYLLLLGLGAGMALGSKHSALFTVAPLFGALGLWMLWRRCWRGVAGLMVAGVIATAVYLALNPAWWANPVDTGREMLALRTELLASQTANLGGYADFGGALRGFVEYAVLETPQYFEVAGWEEVGTTIAAYEASPWVLSPLMNAVRAAVTSVCAALGIAALIRRRDGVAWVAGIWIIGAVGSALLLTPLPWARYYLTALPAIYALAAAGLGHLVTLRRTP, via the coding sequence GTGCGCTGCTTTGCTATTTCCCTTTATCTGCTCGCGCTGATGCTGTACGCGCTGGCTGGCACGCCGCTGGCCCCGTTCCACGGCGACGAGTCGACGCTGATCTACGGCAGCCGTGATTATTTCGACCAGTTCGTGGCGCGCGATATGCAGCGCGTCATGAACCTGCGCGACGATGACCCGATGGACCACAACTTGCGGCTGCTCGACGGCCGCGTGCAGACCTACCTGGGCGGGTTCGCCTATCATCTGACCGGCGGCACGGCAGACGGCCTGAATCAGCCGTGGCTGTGGGGCGCGCCGGCGCAGTTCAATCTCGACGACGGGCATGTGCCGGACGATAGGCTGCTGATGGCCCAGCGCTGGGCGATGGCGCTGCTGCTGGCGCTGAGCATACCGGCCGCGTATGGGGTCGGCACGCAGATGGGCGGCATGTGGGGCGGGTTAGTCATGGCGACGCTGGTGGCGGTCAGCCCGAACCTGGCGCTCAACGGCCGGCGCGTGATGATGGAAGCGCCGCTGCTGTTGTTTTCGCTGCTGACGACGCTGGCGGCGCTGCGGATCGCGGCCAGCAGCCAGCCAACAGCCAACAGCGGACGGCGGACGGCGGTATATCTGCTGCTGCTAGGGCTTGGGGCGGGGATGGCGCTGGGCAGCAAGCACAGCGCGCTGTTCACGGTGGCCCCCCTGTTCGGCGCGTTGGGGCTGTGGATGCTCTGGCGGCGGTGCTGGCGCGGGGTGGCCGGGCTGATGGTGGCGGGAGTGATCGCGACGGCGGTGTACCTCGCGCTCAATCCGGCATGGTGGGCCAACCCGGTCGATACGGGGCGCGAAATGCTGGCGCTGCGGACAGAACTGCTGGCCAGCCAGACGGCAAATCTGGGCGGGTATGCGGACTTTGGCGGCGCGCTGCGCGGCTTCGTCGAGTACGCCGTGCTGGAAACGCCCCAGTACTTCGAGGTCGCGGGCTGGGAGGAAGTCGGCACGACGATCGCAGCGTACGAGGCGTCGCCGTGGGTGCTGTCGCCGCTGATGAACGCCGTGCGGGCCGCGGTGACGTCGGTCTGTGCGGCGCTTGGGATTGCCGCGCTGATCCGGCGGCGCGATGGCGTCGCGTGGGTTGCCGGGATCTGGATCATCGGCGCGGTCGGGTCGGCGCTGCTGCTGACACCGCTGCCCTGGGCGCGCTATTACCTGACCGCGCTGCCGGCGATCTATGCGCTGGCGGCGGCCGGGCTGGGACATCTGGTAACGCTGCGGAGGACGCCATGA
- a CDS encoding acyl-CoA dehydrogenase family protein, with product MDFALNEDQLSVQKIVRDFGAKEVIPVIGDLDRKQEFNPAFLPRMAELGILGISIPVRYGGQGFDYITLGLVCEELERADTHLRVIMSVHHGLNSQALLQWGNEDQKQRFLVPQAKGEKYAAFCLTEPGAGSDVAAMASTARKVGDKYILNGEKMWISLATKAHHFLVVAKTDPSKGHEGMSAFIVTRDMPGVTTGDIHGKLGVRAGSTGWVAMQDVEVPAENRLGEEGEGFKIAMSCLDNGRYTVASGATGLIRACLEESVKYAHERSTFGKPIAHHQLVKQKIAFMQQWYDTAFLLCAKAGWMKNMGLRNTRETGMAKWYATDHSVKAALEAIQVHGAYGFSDEYPVERYLRNSKGAVIYEGTSEIHQIMQADYAFGFRQDRPLRCEMPAYDVDYFQN from the coding sequence ATGGATTTCGCACTGAATGAAGATCAGCTTTCAGTTCAGAAAATAGTGCGTGATTTTGGCGCGAAAGAGGTGATTCCGGTCATCGGCGACCTGGACCGCAAGCAGGAATTCAATCCGGCCTTCCTGCCGCGTATGGCCGAGCTGGGCATCCTCGGCATCAGCATCCCGGTGCGCTACGGCGGCCAGGGTTTCGACTACATCACGCTCGGCCTGGTCTGCGAGGAACTCGAACGCGCCGACACGCACCTGCGGGTGATCATGTCGGTGCATCACGGCCTGAACAGCCAGGCGCTGCTGCAGTGGGGCAACGAGGACCAGAAGCAGCGCTTCCTCGTGCCGCAGGCGAAGGGCGAGAAATACGCCGCGTTCTGCCTGACCGAGCCGGGCGCGGGCAGCGATGTGGCCGCGATGGCCTCTACGGCGCGCAAGGTCGGCGACAAATACATCCTGAACGGCGAAAAGATGTGGATCAGCCTGGCGACCAAGGCGCACCACTTCCTGGTGGTCGCCAAGACCGACCCGTCGAAGGGCCACGAGGGGATGTCGGCGTTCATCGTGACGCGTGATATGCCGGGCGTGACCACCGGTGACATCCACGGCAAGCTGGGCGTGCGCGCCGGCTCGACCGGCTGGGTGGCGATGCAGGACGTGGAAGTGCCGGCAGAGAACCGCCTCGGCGAAGAAGGCGAAGGCTTCAAGATCGCCATGTCGTGCCTCGACAACGGCCGCTATACCGTGGCCAGCGGCGCGACCGGCCTGATCCGCGCCTGCCTCGAAGAGTCGGTCAAGTACGCGCACGAGCGCAGCACCTTCGGCAAGCCGATCGCCCATCATCAGCTCGTCAAGCAGAAGATCGCCTTCATGCAGCAGTGGTACGACACGGCGTTCCTGCTGTGCGCCAAGGCCGGTTGGATGAAGAATATGGGCCTGCGCAACACCCGCGAAACCGGAATGGCCAAGTGGTACGCGACCGATCACAGCGTCAAGGCGGCGCTGGAAGCGATTCAGGTCCACGGCGCCTACGGCTTCAGCGACGAGTATCCGGTCGAGCGCTACCTGCGCAACAGCAAGGGCGCGGTGATCTACGAAGGCACCAGCGAAATCCACCAGATCATGCAGGCCGATTACGCGTTCGGCTTCCGTCAGGACCGGCCGCTGCGCTGCGAGATGCCGGCCTATGACGTCGACTATTTCCAGAACTAG
- a CDS encoding DinB family protein, with protein sequence MDAQIARVRDRHILMLKRTSGILASIVDYADPADLRIKRDGPEGWTPLDIICHLRDLEGLFIRRAQSVITEHNPTFITYNVNQLVIDHNYAEQDPHEALAAFLDERESLIEVFEGIRDDSYWSRSGVHPAYGPQTLLDVLMHVPHHDLDHIEQMTRVLAQE encoded by the coding sequence ATGGACGCTCAAATCGCCCGTGTCCGCGACCGCCACATCCTGATGCTCAAGCGCACCTCAGGCATCCTCGCCAGCATCGTCGATTACGCCGACCCCGCCGATCTGCGCATCAAGCGCGACGGCCCCGAGGGCTGGACTCCGCTCGACATCATCTGCCACCTGCGCGACCTCGAAGGCCTGTTCATCCGCCGCGCGCAGTCGGTCATTACCGAGCATAATCCCACCTTCATCACCTACAACGTCAACCAGCTCGTGATCGACCATAACTATGCCGAGCAAGACCCGCATGAAGCCCTCGCCGCTTTTCTTGACGAGCGCGAGTCGCTGATCGAGGTCTTCGAAGGCATCCGCGACGACTCGTACTGGTCGCGTTCCGGCGTCCATCCCGCCTACGGTCCGCAGACCTTGCTCGATGTCCTCATGCACGTCCCGCACCACGATCTCGACCACATCGAGCAAATGACCCGCGTTCTCGCACAGGAGTAA
- a CDS encoding DinB family protein, whose product MMTDPLVLDILKRMRTRHLLLMRRSMKTLRHVVRTADPAALKTKRDGPEGWTPIVILGHLRDFNAIFYKRARQIVEEDRPVLTPYNHLQMVIDHKYAEQDPLAVIEDMAAERERMAAFYESLSLEQLLRVAIHPEDGERPLYDFMMQVGHHDNDHLEQLTRVLAQA is encoded by the coding sequence ATGATGACCGACCCGCTCGTTCTCGATATCCTCAAGCGCATGCGTACCCGCCATCTTCTGCTCATGCGCCGCTCGATGAAGACGCTCCGCCATGTCGTCCGCACTGCCGATCCGGCCGCACTCAAGACCAAACGCGACGGCCCGGAGGGCTGGACCCCCATCGTAATCCTCGGCCACCTGCGCGACTTCAACGCGATCTTCTACAAGCGCGCCCGTCAGATTGTCGAGGAAGACCGTCCGGTCCTCACGCCTTACAACCATCTGCAAATGGTCATCGACCACAAGTACGCCGAGCAGGACCCGCTCGCGGTGATCGAGGACATGGCCGCCGAGCGCGAACGCATGGCCGCCTTCTACGAATCGCTTTCGCTGGAACAGTTGCTGCGCGTGGCGATCCATCCCGAGGACGGCGAGCGTCCGCTCTATGACTTCATGATGCAGGTCGGCCATCACGACAACGACCATCTCGAACAGCTCACGCGCGTATTGGCGCAGGCCTAG